The Desulfomonilia bacterium DNA window GAAAAAGCAGAATCGTCATGCGGCTTTGTTTCCACCAATGACGACCGGTTGTTTGCAAGATGCATCGCATGCCGTCGCGATTTCCACATTGACCCGTATGGCGGGATTTCCTGGTGCAGCTTCATAAAAGACCCTGAGTTTCGTTACGACCTGAGGAAAGGCTCTGTCAAAGACGCCTGGGAAAACTTCATTCCCTCATGCACCGACAAGGTTCATGGTGGAGATGAATGGAGGAAGCACTGCGGCTCCTGCCCCATCCGCTCCGGCTGCCGCTGGTGTGCGGTCTATGCTTATCTTGAAACAGGCAGGTATTCGGCACCTTTACCTTATCTGTGCGAGGTCGCTAAAGAGGCGCAAAAGTTCAAGGCCGACTGGAAGAAAAACCACCGCAAATATTTTCAGATTGCAGGAATCACGGTACGGATGGAAAGCGACCTCGACCTGAGCAAAATCAGATTCAAGAATGAACTTGAAGCATTTGAAACAAGCGGCCCCGGTGAAGACAATGTATCGTTCAGGCACATATTCGAACTGCCTGACCTTGCAGGCAAAGATCTTGGGACAGAGCTCTACCGCAAGCCTCCCTGGGCTATTTCCAGAAAGAACGGGGCATGGTTTTACAAAGGCATTTCGCCTGAGCCAGATGACCCATCCATTCACAGGGTCGCTGTATTCAACAATGACCATACGAGAGGAACCATATACAGCAGGCCAGACTATAAAACACGGATTATTAAGGACGGATGGTATTCTCTTTCGCTTTTTCCAACCGACCAGATATGGCTTGGCCCCCTGCTGCCTGACAGAAATGCAGTGTTGATTCATTCGGCAGCAGCAATTGTCAATGGCTCAGGCCTTGTTTTTGTCGGGCATTCGGATGCTGGCAAGTCTACGACAATGGAGATGCTGAAGGCTGCAAGCAGCCAGGGGAAACTAGACGCTGAAATCCTGTGCGATGACCGGAATGTCATAAGAAAATGGCAGGAAGGCTGGAAGGTTCACGGCACATGGAGCCACGGCACGACAGCCGATGTCTCCCCGTCGTCGGCCCTGCTTAAGGCAATCCTGTTTTTGAAACAGGACACCAGGAATATCATCGAACCACTCGACGATAAAAAAGCTATCTGGAAAAAGCTTCTCGCAACACTCATCCGGCCAATGGTAACCGCTGAATGGTGGCAGAAAGAGATGGATATACTTGAAGAGATCATTGCCCAGATTCCCTGTTACACCATGCATTTCGACAAATCAGGGGTAATCGTAGACAAAATAGCAGAAATGACAACAGGTTCAATCGATGAGTGATTTTGTACGATATATAAAACTTACCGAGAAAAGGATTGTTACAAAACTTGGAAACCTTGACATAGAGCTGACCGAGCGCTGCAATAATGACTGCATTCACTGCTGCATAAATCTGCCGGCCAATGACAGAATGGCTAAAGCCCGTGAGATGGGTATCGCTCATATAAAGGATTTGCTTGTTCAGGCTCAAAAGCTCGGCTGCATGCAGGTCAGGTTCACAGGTGGGGAACCTCTTCTGCGGCCTGACTTTGAAGATATTTACCTCTTTGCACGAAAGCTGGGCATGAAAGTACTGATTTTCACCAATGCAAGACTCATAACTGAAAAGCTGGCGGATCTGTTCAAACGCATCCCGCCTCTTGTAAAAATAGAAATCACTTCTTACGGCATGCATGAGGAATCCTACGAGTCGGTGGCCCGTGTTTCCGGGTCATTTAAACAGTTCTGGCGCGGTATTAATCTGCTGCTTGAACGTAACATCCCATTTATCGTCAAGTCCGCACTCCTGCCCCGGAACACACATGAAATTGATGAATTTGAATCATGGGCTTCAGCCATCCCCTGGATGGACAAAAACCCAAAATATTCCATGTTCTTCGATTTGAGAAACAGATGTGACAACGAAGAAAAAAACGCCATGATCAGGTCATTGCGCCTGTCACCTGAAGAAGGCATGAAAATCCTTACACGCGATGCTGATAAATACCGTAAAGACATCAACGAGTTCGCATCTAAATTCATGAGGCCTGCGGGCGACAAACTGTTCGGCTGCGGCGCAGGCTGCGGCATGTGCATTGATGCCTATGGAATGGCACAACCTTGCATGGGGGTGCGCAGTCCTGAATTGATATATGACACTTCCCGGCATTCGCTTGAATCTGTGCTGGAAATATTCAAAAACTTAAAAGAAATGTGCGCAACGAACCCTGAGTATCTGAGGCGATGTGCCAGATGTTTTTTGAAGGGGCTCTGCGAACAGTGCCCTGCAAAATCATGGGCCGAACACCAGACCCTTGACACGCCGGTGGAATACCTGTGCAATATAGCGCATGCCCAGGCCAGATGGATGGGCTGGCTGGATCAAACGGAATTCGGTTGGGAAGTGACTGACTGGAAAGAAAGAATTACCAGCAACTGAAAATTATTCTCGGAGGTTTAATTTTATGGAGGTCAATCTGACAAAAGAAAGCATTTGCCTGCCGTCTGAAGACATAGTTGCCCGTGAAATAGAAGGCGACATCATAATCGTCCCTCTTGTCGCAGGCATCGGAGATGCTGATGATGAACTGTACACCCTTAATGAGACCGGCAAGGCCATATGGAAGAAACTGGACGGCGGAAAATCGCTTGGTAAGATTGCGACGGAACTTTCCGACGAGTTCGCATCCGAAGCCGGCGAGATAGAAAAGGATGTTATAGGCTTTGCATCAGAAATGGTCAGCCGCCGCATCCTTTCAATAAAAAACTGAAACTCTAAAGTGCCTGGAAAACTCGAAATCCAGCAGTTCGGCCTCTGGGACAGGCTGAAGTTGAAACGTTCTCCGATATCGTTCGATATCGAAATAACCGCCAGATGCAATATGGACTGCCGCCATTGTTATATCAATCTTCCTGCAGGCGATAATGAGGCTCTCTTAAGGGAAATGAGCATCGATGAAATCGCATATATTGCCGCTCAGGCCGTCGACATGGGTGCAGCCTGGTGTCTGATTACAGGCGGAGAGCCTCTTCTCCGGAAGGATTTTTCAGAAATTTATATGATGCTGAAGAGAAAGGGCCTGCTTGTTTCGGTTTTCACGAACGCCACTCTGTTTAGCGATGAGCACATAAGGCTTTTCAAAAAATATCCGCCGCGCGATATTGAAACGACCGTTTACGGGGTGACAAAGGAAACCTTCGAGCGTGTAACCCGCCGCCCCGGTTCTTTTGAAAAATTCATTAACGGGCTAAATATGCTTACCGATAACGGCATTAGGATACGGCTTAAGACAATGGCGATCAGATCAAACCTCCATGAACAGAATGAAATTGCAGAATTCTGCCGTGCACGGACAAAGGACTTCTTCAGGTTTGACCCGCAGCTTCATTTGCGTTTTGACGGTAATGAAAAAAGAAATGATGAAATACGCTCCGAACGCCTGACACCTGAAGAGATAATCGAACTGGAGACATCCGATAAGGAGCGGTTCGCTGCTTTGACAAAGAATTGCGGGACTCTGATCAACGAAGAATTCGCACATATGAACTGCAATCATTTGTTCCACTGCGGGGCTGGAAAAGGCAGTTTTAATGTCAGTTATGATGGAAGATTCCGCTTATGCTCATCGTTGTGGGCCGAAGGAACGACTTGCGACTTGAGGAAGAACAGACTGGAATACGCATGGAATGATCTCGTCCCAAGGGTCCGGGACATGCGTTCGGACAAAAAGTCCTTCCTCGAGACATGCCGGAAATGCGCTATCGTCAATCTGTGTCTCTGGTGTCCTGCGCATGCGCACCTGGAAACAGGAGAACTTGACGGCGCAACCCCATATTTCTGCGAGGTCGCGCATACACGCGCAGCAGCCATTAAAAAACCGATTGCATAAGGAAAACCCGGGCCTGAAATAGCATGACCGGGTCCGCCCTTACCTGACAGTTTTCTTTTCCAGGAGGTTGCATGTACTATCCAATATAATCCGACATATTAGGCTGGTGCCGCTGTACATATTCATATGATCTTCTGATATATGCCCGGCTGCAATCTCCCATTCTTTGAGACTTACAAGACTGCCTTTTCAAGAAACCCCGGAATAAAATTAAAGAACATACCCTGTTTGATGTATGACAGGTATTTCGACAATATTGTCGATGTCATTCGGTCATTGTCGAGCCAATTTGTTCCATCATTCCTCAACTTATCGATATTCCTAAGTAATTTTCTGGCACAGCTTTTGATTATACATAATCAAAAAAAACACAAAGGAGAGAAATTATGAAATTAAAGGGAATAATGTTATTTGTTACAGTATTAATGCTGGTCACAATAACAGGGACATCCTGGGCTCGTGTTCATGATGAGCGCCTGCAAGCCCAGAAGATTGCGCTTGAAAAAACAGATGTCAGCTTAAGCCAGGTCATAGATTCGATTGAATCCTCTCATCATGTCAAGGTGATAAGGGCTGAAGTCGAACCTTACAGCCTGTCGGAGGGGCCCATGTGCTATGAGCTTTACGCCTCTGACGGCTCCAGTTCATGGATTGATTCGGTTTTCACCTACACAAAGGCAAAGAAATTCTATGTGGATGTAAGGACTGGGAATTTGCTTGGTCAGGGGAAACCGTTCTGGAGATATTTCTATTTCAGTGCTGCCGGCAAGGCCAATGCCGTTAACCGGGTCAAGCTGTCCATGTCTCAGGCAATTCCGATTGCCGAGAGCGCCACCGGCGGAAAGACGGTACTGGTAAGGGTACACAGGGATAGTGGAATTGTCTTCTATCAGATAACAATGATAGTTAACGATTCTCTCAAACGCGTGCTGGTGGATTCCTATAACGGAAAGGTCACTGAAGTGCCTGCAGACCGGCATGGTCATTTTAAAGACTAGACCGGTATCGATGCAGAGGTGTAAGAGGAATGCCATGAAGTACTGCCGCCAATCCTTTCTGCGCCTCTGCATTCTGATTTTGCTCTGCAAGACCGTATTGGCAGGGTCTGCCCTGGCCGATGATCACATTACAGGAGAGATCCTGACTTTTGATTCCGAACAGCGCATTATTATCGTGCAGCCCCACTATGAGCACAAGCATCGGGATAATGTAACCATTCACGTGCCTCGAATGCCGCAGGAGCTTGAAACCGGAATGCTGATTCACGTACACGGAAGGTATCGTAAGGATGACCGTTCCCATTTTGATGCTACCCGGGTTAAAATAGAGAACAAGGACCTGACAGGTGTCCGGAAACGGCTGCAAAAAATAAAAAACTCTATCAAGAGCAGCCAGCCGGAAGACATAAATATGCCGGAGAGTTCCCCTTGAAGCCTTTGTTCAAACGCCTTGCCTCGGCTATCATCAAGAAGTTTCCCATCGAACGGCTGATTCCGACCTGGAAAGGGAATTTTCTTGTTGTAGGGATCATCGTTGCCGTTGTCCTGGGCTATTCCCTCTGGCAGGTCAACCGTGCACAGCGTGTCTTCATCTCACAGGTAAAAATCGACGCCCAGATCATCATTGAAGCCATCAAGCTCAATGCAAACAACGCGATCATATCAGAGACCGTCATCGACGAGGTTGTGCAGTCATTCCTTGACAATTCGGCCCGCTTCATAGATTTCCTCGATTCCATTGAACCTTTTTCAGTCTCCGAACTATCGGCATTCTGCCGCCAGTCCAACCTTGAATGGGCCGTCATTTATCGCCCGAACGGATTTATGACAAGGGGCCAGGGCCAGGATGTAACAGACGGCAATAATCAGCCGAAGATTCAGTCAAAAACATACACATTCAAACGTCAGAGGCTTCCCGGAACAATTACCGTCGGATTCTCTTCCCCTCACATCGATACCCTGAAGCGCCAGGTGGACCTTCAGCAGACCCTTGAACGGCTCCAGAAACTGCCAGGCATCGCATATATCCGGATTGAAAACACCCCGTTTCAAGACTCCGGTCACAAGTCCGGCGTCATTCTCCATGATAATAATCGAATCGCTGAAACACGCCTGAGCTTTAACCGCGACAAAACTCTTGTGGTCGGTATTTCTGCAGCCCCTTATTACAATGAACGCGATCGTCTGTGGACACAGTTCTTTTTCTTCGCCATCCTTGCAGGCTGCATCGGCGCGCTGGTCTCATGGCTTCTATATTATTATCAGACCGCCACTCTCAATCAGGCGCTGAGTTTCGAACGCAGACTGGCCCGGCAGCAGGAGGATGCCGCACTGGGACAGGCTTCGGCAACAATAACACATGAATTGCGCAACCCACTGAGCGCCATCAGCATGGGACTGCAGCGTTTGGATATCGAGGCCGGAGAATTGACAAGTGAACACAAGGACCTTGTCAATACCATGCTCAGGGCCCTGCAGCGGACCAACGGGATCATCAGCAACCTGAGCCGCTACACCAGTTCCTTCAAACTACAGTTTCAGCAGGTCGATATAAAGTCAGCCATCAGCAGGCTCCTCACACTCTACGATGGTATGATAAGCTCCCAGGGCATCGAGGTAACGTTCAATTCCTGCACCGATGCCACTATACCCGGCGATCAGCACCTTCTGGAGGAGATGCTTGAGAACCTGATTAAAAATGCCATCGAGGCACAGCAGCATGGCGGGTACATCAATATTGATGTGACCCGCCGCGGTGAAATGCTGGCCATCGAGTTGAAGAATCAGGGCCTTGAAGCAGTCAATGAAAATATCGACCGGATTTTTGAAGCCTACTTTACCACCAAGGCAACCGGTTCCGGACTGGGGCTTGCTATTGCCAAGCGGATTATAGAAGCCCATGGCGGGAGCATTGACGGCCACAGTCCTCACAAAGGTGAGTTGCATCTTCAAATCTTGCTGCCTTTGAGCCATGTTCGTGAAGGACATGATGCAGGAAGCACAGGTATCCATGATGAATGACAATGTCTTTGGTCCACGGTAAAATAGATAAAAATATAAAGAACAGGAACGGTATGCGCATACTGATAGTCGATGATGAAGAAATGCAGCGCGGACTTCTGGAGGGTTTTCTCTCCAGGCAGGGATATGATGTTATAACGGCCGCCAACGGGCATGAAGCACTTGCGCGATTTCAGGAGCTGCCCATTCAGCTTGTGCTGCTCGATCACCGCATGCCGGACATTAACGGCGACGAGGTTTTAAGGCGGATGAAAGCCATCAACCCGATCTTTGCATGCATCATGATCACTGCTTTCGGAACGGTACAGACAGCCGTGGAGGTTATGAAGCTCGGGGCCGTTGATTTTCTGGAGAAACCGGTCGACCTCAAGGCGCTGCTGGAAAAAGTCCGGCTGACGGAAAATCAGATGAACATCATGGCAGACGCCGAATACGTGAACAGCACGATTAAGCAATCCGATCTGCCTTTCCCTGTCGTGGCCGGAGCTCCCGCCATGCAGGAGGTGTTGTCTCTGGCACAACGCGTTGCAGCAACACCATGGCCGATACTCATCTATGGCGAGACAGGAACCGGCAAGGAAGTCATCACCCGTCTGATTCACATGATGAGCCCGCGACGTGACGCGCCTCTGGTGGAAGTCAACTGTGCGGCTGTACCAGAAAATCTCTTCGAATCAGAACTTTTCGGCCATGAAAAGGGGGCCTTTACCGGCGCTACAGCCAGCAGGCAGGGGCGTTTTGAACAGGCCCACGGCGGTACGCTCTTTCTTGATGAAATAAGTGAACTTTCGCTCAACCTGCAGGCCAAACTCCTGCGTGTACTCCAGGAGAACAAGATTAACCGCGTCGGCGGATCGCGCACCATACCGGTCGATGTGCGCGTCCTTGCTGCGACCAACAGGGACCTCACGGCAATGATAGCAGAAGGGACTTTCCGTGATGACCTCTTTTACAGAATCAATGTGCTGACCATACCCCTGCCCCC harbors:
- a CDS encoding radical SAM protein, producing MPVTINTLRMPRLPLECRIDLTYRCNNSCLHCWLRLPADAPEKENEMSFDEISSFVGEARKMGCRKWSISGGEPMIRPDFKDIFELITSKCTGYTLNTNGTLITPKIAKAMARKGSKMVAIYGATPETYEKVTGNPHGFEQVMRGLSYLKEAGTGFIVQLIPMRANWHEWEKMQELAKRFSKHWRVGAPWLYLSSSGSPERNRQIEAQRLDPADVIELDKPNPSDDERFLEIMNTEKAESSCGFVSTNDDRLFARCIACRRDFHIDPYGGISWCSFIKDPEFRYDLRKGSVKDAWENFIPSCTDKVHGGDEWRKHCGSCPIRSGCRWCAVYAYLETGRYSAPLPYLCEVAKEAQKFKADWKKNHRKYFQIAGITVRMESDLDLSKIRFKNELEAFETSGPGEDNVSFRHIFELPDLAGKDLGTELYRKPPWAISRKNGAWFYKGISPEPDDPSIHRVAVFNNDHTRGTIYSRPDYKTRIIKDGWYSLSLFPTDQIWLGPLLPDRNAVLIHSAAAIVNGSGLVFVGHSDAGKSTTMEMLKAASSQGKLDAEILCDDRNVIRKWQEGWKVHGTWSHGTTADVSPSSALLKAILFLKQDTRNIIEPLDDKKAIWKKLLATLIRPMVTAEWWQKEMDILEEIIAQIPCYTMHFDKSGVIVDKIAEMTTGSIDE
- a CDS encoding radical SAM protein; the encoded protein is MSDFVRYIKLTEKRIVTKLGNLDIELTERCNNDCIHCCINLPANDRMAKAREMGIAHIKDLLVQAQKLGCMQVRFTGGEPLLRPDFEDIYLFARKLGMKVLIFTNARLITEKLADLFKRIPPLVKIEITSYGMHEESYESVARVSGSFKQFWRGINLLLERNIPFIVKSALLPRNTHEIDEFESWASAIPWMDKNPKYSMFFDLRNRCDNEEKNAMIRSLRLSPEEGMKILTRDADKYRKDINEFASKFMRPAGDKLFGCGAGCGMCIDAYGMAQPCMGVRSPELIYDTSRHSLESVLEIFKNLKEMCATNPEYLRRCARCFLKGLCEQCPAKSWAEHQTLDTPVEYLCNIAHAQARWMGWLDQTEFGWEVTDWKERITSN
- a CDS encoding PqqD family protein, translated to MEVNLTKESICLPSEDIVAREIEGDIIIVPLVAGIGDADDELYTLNETGKAIWKKLDGGKSLGKIATELSDEFASEAGEIEKDVIGFASEMVSRRILSIKN
- a CDS encoding radical SAM protein — protein: MPGKLEIQQFGLWDRLKLKRSPISFDIEITARCNMDCRHCYINLPAGDNEALLREMSIDEIAYIAAQAVDMGAAWCLITGGEPLLRKDFSEIYMMLKRKGLLVSVFTNATLFSDEHIRLFKKYPPRDIETTVYGVTKETFERVTRRPGSFEKFINGLNMLTDNGIRIRLKTMAIRSNLHEQNEIAEFCRARTKDFFRFDPQLHLRFDGNEKRNDEIRSERLTPEEIIELETSDKERFAALTKNCGTLINEEFAHMNCNHLFHCGAGKGSFNVSYDGRFRLCSSLWAEGTTCDLRKNRLEYAWNDLVPRVRDMRSDKKSFLETCRKCAIVNLCLWCPAHAHLETGELDGATPYFCEVAHTRAAAIKKPIA
- a CDS encoding PepSY domain-containing protein, whose protein sequence is MKLKGIMLFVTVLMLVTITGTSWARVHDERLQAQKIALEKTDVSLSQVIDSIESSHHVKVIRAEVEPYSLSEGPMCYELYASDGSSSWIDSVFTYTKAKKFYVDVRTGNLLGQGKPFWRYFYFSAAGKANAVNRVKLSMSQAIPIAESATGGKTVLVRVHRDSGIVFYQITMIVNDSLKRVLVDSYNGKVTEVPADRHGHFKD
- a CDS encoding ATP-binding protein, whose product is MKPLFKRLASAIIKKFPIERLIPTWKGNFLVVGIIVAVVLGYSLWQVNRAQRVFISQVKIDAQIIIEAIKLNANNAIISETVIDEVVQSFLDNSARFIDFLDSIEPFSVSELSAFCRQSNLEWAVIYRPNGFMTRGQGQDVTDGNNQPKIQSKTYTFKRQRLPGTITVGFSSPHIDTLKRQVDLQQTLERLQKLPGIAYIRIENTPFQDSGHKSGVILHDNNRIAETRLSFNRDKTLVVGISAAPYYNERDRLWTQFFFFAILAGCIGALVSWLLYYYQTATLNQALSFERRLARQQEDAALGQASATITHELRNPLSAISMGLQRLDIEAGELTSEHKDLVNTMLRALQRTNGIISNLSRYTSSFKLQFQQVDIKSAISRLLTLYDGMISSQGIEVTFNSCTDATIPGDQHLLEEMLENLIKNAIEAQQHGGYINIDVTRRGEMLAIELKNQGLEAVNENIDRIFEAYFTTKATGSGLGLAIAKRIIEAHGGSIDGHSPHKGELHLQILLPLSHVREGHDAGSTGIHDE
- a CDS encoding sigma-54 dependent transcriptional regulator, which encodes MSLVHGKIDKNIKNRNGMRILIVDDEEMQRGLLEGFLSRQGYDVITAANGHEALARFQELPIQLVLLDHRMPDINGDEVLRRMKAINPIFACIMITAFGTVQTAVEVMKLGAVDFLEKPVDLKALLEKVRLTENQMNIMADAEYVNSTIKQSDLPFPVVAGAPAMQEVLSLAQRVAATPWPILIYGETGTGKEVITRLIHMMSPRRDAPLVEVNCAAVPENLFESELFGHEKGAFTGATASRQGRFEQAHGGTLFLDEISELSLNLQAKLLRVLQENKINRVGGSRTIPVDVRVLAATNRDLTAMIAEGTFRDDLFYRINVLTIPLPPLRERKQDIPALAKLFIELYSPQPLEFDNDAMNMLMKYDFPGNVRELEHIIKRLAVLSRSSVIRTSDLPEEVRIPKAQGSGFLNSRLSSVESDLILQALERHDWVQTRAAEALGISERVLRYKIEKLGIKKRSR